A stretch of DNA from Saccharospirillum mangrovi:
CGGCACGTCGATGCCGGTTTCAATAATGGTGGTGCACAGCAGCACGTTGAACCGCTTGTGATAGAAGTCGGACATGATGCGTTCCAGCTGCCGCTCCGGCATCTGGCCGTGGGCGACAACGATGCGCGCTTCCGGCACCAGTTCGCGCAACGCCTGAGCGGTACGTTCGATGGTGCTGACTTCGTTGTGCAGATAATAAACCTGACCGCCGCGCAGAATTTCCCGCAGCAACGCTTCTTTTACCTGGGCGTCGTCGCGTTCGCGCACGAAGGTTTTGACCGACAACCGACGCGCTGGCGGAGTGGCGATGATGCTCAAATCGCGCACGCCGGACATCGACATATTCAGCGTGCGTGGAATCGGTGTCGCGGTCAGCGTCAGGATGTCGACGTTGGCGCGCAGTGCTTTTATTTTTTCTTTCTGGGCGACGCCAAAGCGGTGTTCTTCGTCGATGATCAACAAGCCCAGATCGTTAAACCGAACGTCTTTTTGCAGCAGCTTGTGGGTGCCGACCACGACATCGACTTTGCCATCGGCCAGACCGTCGATGATGGTTTTGGTTTCGCTGTCGGAACGGAAGCGGCTGAGCGCTTCGACGCGCACCGGCCAGTCGGCGAAGCGGTCGCGGAAATTCTCATAATGCTGTTGGGCGAGCAGGGTGGTGGGCACCAGAACCGCCACTTGTCGACCCGCTTGGGCGGCGATAAACGCAGCGCGGAGTGCCACTTCGGTTTTGCCGAAACCGACGTCACCACAGACCAGGCGATCCATCGGTTGCTGGCGTTGCATGTCGGCAATAACCGCGTCGATGGCGTTGGCCTGATCCGCGGTTTCCTCGAAACCAAAGCCGGCGCTGAAACGGCCGTAGTCGGCTTCATTAAAGTCGAATTTATGGCCGCTGCGGGCTTCGCGCTCGGCGTATAAGTTGAGCAATTCGGCGGCGGTGTCGCGGACTTTTTCGGCCGCTTTGCGTTTGGTTTTTGCCCAGCGGTCGTTGCCCAGTTTATTCAGCGGCGCCTGGTCGATGTCGGCGCCGGAATAGCGGCTGATTAAATGCAGGTTGCTAACGGGCACGTACAGCTTGCTGCCTTCGGCGTAGGTCAGCATCAGGAATTCCTGCGCCTGACCGTCGACTTCCAGCGTCTCCAAGCCTTGGTAGCGACCGACGCCGTGATCGAGATGCACCACCGGCGCACCGGGGTTCAACTCGGTCAGGTTCTTGATGATCTGATCGCTGTTGTCGGTCTGGCTGCGGTTGCGGCGGCGTTGTTGAACGACGTAATCGCCGAACAATTGTGTCTCGCTGATCAGGGTGTAACCGCCTTCGGAGGCGACCAAACCCTGGCTCAGTGGCGCGACGGTAAGACCGATGCGAATGCTGCTGTCGGCAATGAAGTCGCTGATGTGCGGCACGCTCTGGGGCACCACATGAATGCCAGCCAGCAATTCTTTTAACGCTTCACGCCGACCCAGCGATTCCGCACAGAACAGCACGCGGTGCGAGGTTTCCATCAGCAAGCGTTCCAGGTGCAGCAGCGGTTGCTGGGCGCGATGATCGACCGGAATGTCTTGCGGTGTTTCGACCGGCAGGTTCAGGTGGCCGCTTTGTTCGCGTACGGCCTGGGCCGACAGCGCCAGACGTGGAAAGTCTTTGGCACGGCCGAAGAATTCGCTGGACGGAGTGAACAGTTCTGCGGGTTTCAGGATCGGTTGCGTCAGGTCGTGGCGACGGTTTTCGAAACGCGCTTCGACTTCACTCCAGAAATGATCCAGCGACGGTTCTAACTGATCGCTGTGTACGATCAAAGTATTGGCCGGTAAGTAGTCCCACAGCGTGTCGGTGCGTTCGTAAAACAACGGCAGATAGTATTCGATGCCGCCGGGCGCGATGCCGTCGCTGACATCCTGATAAACGGTGCAGCGGCTGAAATCGACATCGAAGCGTTCACGGAAGGATTGCCGAAAGCGGGTGATGCCGGTCTCGGTCATCGGTACTTCGCGGCCGGGCAGCAAGGTAATGCGTTCCAGCGATTCGGCCGAGCGTTGCGTTTCGGCATCGAACCATTTCAACGATTCGATTTCGTTGTCGAATAAGTCAACGCGAATGGGCCGGTCGGCGCCCATGGGAAAGACATCCAGAATGGCACCGCGCACGGCAAATTCGCCGTGCTGATAGACGGTATCGGTAGCGCGATAGCCGGCGCTTTCCAACTGGCGCCTTTGCGCAGCTAGGTCTAGGGTTTGTCCGAGATGCCAGTCGAAGGCGGTGCCGATCAGGGCTTCGCGGGGCGGCAGCCGGTGGCTGAGGTTGGCGGCCGTGGTCAGGCAAATGCCGTGCGGTGCTTCGGCCAATTGGTTCAGCAGGCTTAGGCGATCGGAGATGATGTCTTCGTGCGGCGAGAAATTGTCGTAGGGCAGCGTTTCCCAATCCGGGAAGCTGAGAATTTGCCAGGATTCGTGTGCCGCTCGGAATACCGCCAGCTCTGTGGCGAGCCGATCGAGCTGTGCCGGACTGTCGGCAATAACCAGCAGGGTTCCGCCTTGATCGCGAATCAAATCGGCCAGATAGGCGCTGTCGGCACAGCCTCGGACGTTACCGGTGTGGCGATGGTCGCCGGCTTTTTCGGGTCGGTTAAGTGAGTGACTGAGCATGAAAGGCAGCGATTTCCTGGCCGGGCAGCGGGGCGCGAATGCTATCAAAAAAAGCGCTTCCGGGCACAGCCGCAGACGCCGTTGTACAGGCTTTATACAAAAAGAGCGCTGTTCGATTAAAGGCAGTTCGGTGGTAGCAATGGCGGGTCGCGGTCTTTATACTTGGGCGCGCTTTTTCCAGGTGGGTTGGTCAGGTTTGCCGCCTTGGCACAAGTCTCTCCGGCCTGAAATGCATTTGACATCAGACCCCCGGGAATGGGCCGTGTCCCTTTTCGGTCCCGTCTGTCAGTCATCGGGTACAGCACACTATGATCAAGATTAGTAAAGGGCTCGACTTGCCGATCTCTGGTGCTCCGCGCCAGGAAATTTCGGACGGTCGGCCGGTTTCGACCGTGGCATTGGTCGGCTACGACTACAACGGCATGAAACCGACGATGTTGGTGCGCGAAGGTGATCGGGTAAAACTCGGTCAACCGGTTTTCACCGACAAAAAATCAGAGGGTATCGTTTTCACTGCGCCGGCTTCGGGCATCGTCAAAGCCATCAACCGAGGCGCCCGGCGTGTTTTCCAATCATTGGTGATCGAAGTGGACGGCGATGACGCCGAAAACTTTGGTGCCACCCCGGCCGATCAGCTGGCGGGTCTGGATGCTGCAACCTTGCGTGAGCGTCTGGTCAAGTCCGGCTTCTGGGCTGCGTTCCGCACCCGTCCTTATTCCAAAGTACCGGCCATCGACAGCACTCCGGTGGCCATCTTTGTTCAGGCCATGGACACCAATCCGCTGGCGGCCAACCCGGAAGTGGTGATCGCTGAACAGGCTGAGGCCTTCCAGCAAGGTTTGGCGTTGCTGACCAAATTGACCGACGGCAAAGTCTGGTTGTGTCAGGCGCCCGGCGCCAAGATCCCAACCGTCGATGGCGTCAGTGTCGAGGAATTTGCGGGTGTGCATCCGGCGGGCAATGCCGGTACACACATTCATTTCCTTGAACCGGTCAGCATGAAAAAGACCGTCTGGACCATCGGTTACCAGGACGTGATTGCGTTGGCCAAGTTGGTCACCAGCGGCCGTTTGGACACCCAGCGCGTGGTCGCATTGGCCGGTCCGCGCGTTAAAGAGCCTCGCCTGGTGCGGACCCGTCTGGGTGCCTCTTTGGCTGAGTTGAGCCGTGATGAACTGCTCGAAGACGACAACCGGGTGATTTCCGGTTCGGTCTTTGGCGGTCGTGGCGGTGTCGATGAGGTAGCCTATCTGGGTCGTTATCACACTCAGGTCAGCGTCCTGGCTGAAGGCCGTGAGCGTCCGATCCTGCATTACCTGCACGCCGGTCGGAACCGCCATTCGGTGTTGAACATCTACCTGTCCAAATTGCTCAAAGGCAAAAAATTCGATTTCACCACCACCACCAATGGTTCTGAACGAGCCATGTTGCCGGTCGGTCAATACGAAAAAGTCATGCCGTTGGACATTCTGCCCACTCAGCTGTTGCGTGCCCTGGTCGTTGGCGACATCGACACCGCCGAACAGCTTGGCGCTCTGGAGTTGGACGAAGAAGACCTGGCGCTGTGCACCTACGTGTGTGCCGGCAAGTACGAATACGGTCCCATTCTTCGTGACAATCTGACGCGCATCGAGCAGGAGGCCTGAGCATGGGTTTGCGTAATACTCTCGACAAGATGGCGCCTTACTTCGAAAAAGGCGGCAAATACGAAAAGTGGTATGCCCTCTACGAGGCCGTCGACACCATCTTTTATATGCCCAACTCAGTCACCCGTACCACCGCGCACGTGCGCGATGGCATGGACCTGAAGCGCATCATGATCACCGTCTGGCTGTGTGTGTTCCCGGCGATGTTCTGGGGCATGTGGAACCTGGGCTTCCAAGCCAACACCGCCATTGCCGGCGGCCTGTCGCCGAGCGACAACTGGCACGAAGCCATCATCAGCCTGTTGGCGGGTCACGATCCGGCCAGCGTCTGGGACAACATGATCTACGGCGCGGCATACTTCCTGCCGATCTACGCGGTCACTTTTGTGGTCGGTGGTTTCTGGGAAGTGCTGTTCGCCATGGTGCGCGGCCACGAAGTAAACGAAGGTTTCTTCGTTACCTCCATCCTGTTCGCTCTGATCTGTCCGCCGGATCTGCCGCTGTGGGCAGTAGCGCTGGGCATCAGCTTCGGTGTGGTCGTGGGCAAGGAAGTCTTCGGTGGTACCGGTAAAAACTTCCTGAACCCTGCGTTGACCGGCCGTGCGTTCCTGTACTTCGCCTATCCGGCCAGCATGTCGGGCGACGCCATCTGGACCGCCGTTGACGGTTTCTCCGGCGCCACTGCTCTGAGCACTGCGTTCAGCGATGGCCTGACCAACTCCATGCTCGGTCATCTGACCTGGATGGACGCCTTCCTGGGTATTCAGCAAGGTTCCATCGGTGAAGTGTCGACGCTGATGATTCTGATCGGCGGTGCGGTGTTGTTGATCATGGGCATTGCCAGCTGGCGCATCGTCTTGGGTGTGATGATCGGCATGATCGCGTTGTCGACTTTGTTCAACGTGATCGGCAGTGACACCAACCCCATGTTCGGTCTGCCGTGGTATTGGCATCTGGTTATTGGCGGCTTTGCGTTCGGCATGATGTTTATGGCGACCGATCCGATTTCGGCGTCCATGACCGATGCCGGCAAGATCTGGTTCGGCATTTTGATCGGCGTGATGACGGTGTTGATTCGTGTCGTCAACCCGGCCTTCCCGGAAGGCATCATGCTGGCGATCATTTTTGCCAACATCTTTGCGCCGACCATTGACCACTTTGTGGTGCAGCGAAACATCAAACGGAGACTTGCTCGTGGCCAGTAATAAAGACTCCATTCAAAACATCATCAAGGTGGCGCTGCTGGTCTGTCTGGCCTGTGCCATCGTGGTATCGACCGCAGCCGTTGTGCTGCGTCCGATTCAGCAGCAGAACCAGCAGGCGGATTTGCGTCGTAACGTTCTGCAGATTGCGGACTTGTATCAGGCCGGTGTGCCGGTGGAAGTGCAGTTCCAGCAGGTGGAAACCCGCCTGGTCGATCTGCAAAGCGGCACCTTCTCGGATGCGTTTAACGTCGATAATTTTGACCCGCGTGCTGCGGCCAATGATCCGTCGATCAGCAGCAGCATTCCGGCGAGCGAAGACATTGCCGGCCTCAAGCGTCGTGAGCGTTACACCGAGGTGTATCTGGTAAACGATGACCAGGGCAACATGAAGACGTTGATTCTGCCGGTTCGTGGCTATGGCCTCTGGTCCACCATGTGGGGCTTTATTGCACTGGAAGATGATCTCAACACCGTGGTCGGTTTTGGTTTCTACGACCAGGAAGAGACGCCTGGGCTGGGTGGTGAAGTCGATAACCCGCGCTGGAAATCACAGTTCCCAGGCAAGCTGGTGTATGACGAAGCCGGCGACGTTCAGCTGGAATTGAAAAAGGGTGGCATTAATCCGAGCAATGAAATTGACGCCACTTATCGCGTCGATGCGCTCAGCGGTGCCACTCTGACCAGCCGTGGTGTGACCAACCTCATCCAATACTGGATGGGTGAACGTGGCTTCAAACCTTTCCTGAACAACCTTAAAGCAGGAGAAGCCTGATCATGTCTGAAACACGCAAGGTGTTACTGACACCGATTCTCTCCAACAACCCGATTGCCTTGCAGATCCTTGGGGTCTGTTCGGCGTTGGCGGTCACCACCGGTTTGAAAGTGACGCTGGTGATGTGTATCGCGTTGACGCTGGTTACGGCGTTTTCGAACCTGTTTATTTCCATGATCCGTAACCAGATTCCGGGCAGCATCCGCATCATCGTGCAGATGACGATCATTGCCTCTTTGGTGATCGTCGTGGATCAGGTGTTGAAAGCTTACGCCTATGACATCTCCAAGCAGTTGTCGGTGTTCGTCGGTCTGATCATCACCAACTGTATTGTGATGGGTCGTGCCGAAGCCTACGCCATGCAAAACCCGCCGATTCTGAGCTTCCTTGATGGCATCGGTAACGGCTTGGGCTACAGCGCCGTTCTGGTGTTCATTGCCACGCTGCGCGAATTCTTCGGTTCCGGCAGCCTGTTCGGCTTCCAGATTCTGCAGACCGTGAACCAAGGTGGCTGGTACGTGCCCAATGGCTTGATGCTGTTGGCACCCAGTGCCTTCTTTATCATCGGTGGCTTCATCTGGATTCTGCGTCGTTGGGACGCCACTCAGATCGAAGAAAGCGAATACACCTTGAAGGCGCACGTTAAGAAGGGGGCGGTGTAATGGAAGCGTTGTTGAGTCTGTTTATCCGCGCCGTTTTCGTTGAAAACATGGCGCTGGCCTTCTTCCTGGGCATGTGTACCTTCCTGGCGATTTCCAAGAAGATTTCCGCAGCCATCGGTTTGGGCGTTGCGGTGATTGTGGTGCAAGCCATCACCGTGCCGGTCAATAACCTGATTCTGCATTATGTACTGGCTGAAGGCGCTTTGAGTTGGGCGGGTTTCCCCGAAGCCAACCTGGAGTTCCTGGGCTACCTCAGCTACATCGGCGTGATCGCAGCCATCGTTCAGATTCTGGAAATGGTGCTCGATAAGTACTTCCCGGCGCTGTACAACGCCCTGGGTGTGTTCCTGCCGTTGATCACTGTGAACTGCGCCATCATGGGTGCGTCATTGTTCATGGTGGAACGCGACTACAACTTCAGCGAATCCATCGTCTACGGCATTGGTGCTGGTGCCGGTTGGGCGCTGGCGATTGTGGCGCTGGCGGGCATTCGCGAGAAGCTGAAGTACAGCGACGTTCCGGCCGGTTTGCGCGGTCTGGGCATCACCTTCGTTACTGTGGGTCTGATGTCGCTGGGCTTTATGTCGTTCTCTGGTGTGTCTCTGTAACGGCTGAGGATTACAACGATGAGTACCGAAATTATTTTGGGTGTTGTTCTCTTCACCCTGATCGTTCTGGCACTGGTCGCCGTCATTCTGTCGGCCCGTGCCAAGTTGGTGAGCAGTGGTGATGTCACCATTGAAATCAACGAAGACGCCAGCAAAGCCATTACCGTACCGGCTGGCAGCAAGCTGCTCGGCACCCTGGCGAACGAAGGCATTTTCCTGTCGTCTGCCTGCGGTGGTGGCGGTACCTGCGCTCAGTGCAAATGTAAGGTGCTGGATGGCGGTGGTGCGGCTCTGCCGACCGAAGAAACGCATTTCACTAAAGGTGAATTGCGTGACGGCTGGCGCCTGTCTTGCCAGGTAGCGGTTAAGCAGAACATGAAGATCGAAGTCGATCCGGAATTCTTCGGCGTTAAGCGTTGGGAATGCACGGTCGAATCGAACCCGAACGTGGCGACCTTTATTAAGGAACTGACGCTGAAATTGCCAGAAGGCGAGGACGTCGATTTCCGTGCCGGCGGTTACGTTCAGTTGGAAATTCCGCCGCACGAAGTGCACTACAAAGACTTCGATATCGGTAAAGAATTCCATGGCGATTGGGACAAGTTCAACATCTGGCAATACAGCTCCAAGGTCACCGAAACGGTGACCCGAGCCTATTCCATGGCGAACTACCCGGACGAAAAAGGCATCGTTAAATTCAACATCCGTATTGCGACGCCGCCGCCGGGAACCAACCATCCGCCGGGCCAGATGTCGTCTTATGTGTTCAGTTTGAAACCGGGCGACAAAATCGCTGTGTTTGGTCCTTTCGGTGAGTTCTTCGCCAAAGACACCGACGCCGAGATGGTCTTTATCGGCGGTGGTGCCGGTATGGCACCGATGCGTTCGCACATCTTCGATCAGCTCAAGCGGTTGAATTCCAAACGCAAGATCAGCTTCTGGTACGGCGCTCGCAGCTGGCGTGAAGCCTTCTACGTGGAAGAGTTCGATCAACTGGCCAAGGAAAACGACAACTTCAATTGGCATCTGGCGCTGTCCGATCCGCTGCCAGAAGACAATTGGGACGGCCTCACCGGTTTTATTCACAACGTCCTGTACGAACAATATCTGAAGGATCACGACGCGCCGGAAGATGTTGAGTTCTACATGTGTGGACCGCCGATGATGAACGCCTCCGTCATCAAGATGTTGGAAGACCTGGGCGTTGAGCCGGAAAACATCATGCTGGATGACTTTGGCGGTTGATGTCGGCTCTTAAATGGCGCGGTTTGATACTGGTCGTTCTGACCGCGCTCCTGACTGCTTGCGGCGACCGAGAGGTCGCCGTTCGCACTTTGGCCGGTTACAGCATGGGCACCAGCTACAGTGTCAAGCTGGTGTCTACCGTCGCACAGGCGCAACACTTGGATGCAGTGGTTCGCAGTCGTCTTGAGACGGTGGATCAGGCGATGTCGACTTATTTACCGCGTTCGGATGTGTCGCGTTTTAACGATGCGGCAGTGAACGACTGGGTGGATGTGTCGCCGTTGACGGTTGAGGTGGTGTCGTTGGCGTTGGATGTTGCCCGTCTCAGTGACGGTGCATTCGATCCAACCATCGCGCCGTTAGTGGACGCCTGGGGCTTTGGCCCGCAGCCTCGACCGGATCAGATACCGTCACAACCGCAAATTGATGACCTGTTGAAACAAGTGGGTTGGGCGGCGATCGAGATTGATGACGCCCATCATCGGCTGCGTAAGACCGCCGAGCGTGAACTGGATTTATCGGGTATCGCCAAAGGCTTCGCGGTCGATCAGGTAGCCGATGCGCTGGCAAATGAAGGCATCGTTGATTATCTGGTGGAAGTGGGTGGCGAGCTGAGATTTTCTGGCACCAAACCAGGCGATGAGCCTTGGCGCGTTGGCATTGAAACACCTGACAGCGGTGCGCGCAGTGCCTATCGGATTCTCGAAGTCGGTACGGGTGCAATGGCGACCAGTGGCGACTATCGTAACTATTACGAAGAGGATGGCGTGCGCTATTCGCACACGCTGGATCCGTCCAATGGTCGGCCGATTCATCACTCGCTGGTGTCCGTTTCGGTTCTGGCAGACGATTGCGCCTTGAGTGATGCTTTTGCCACCGCCATGTTGGTTAAAGGTTACGACGAAGCACAGACGTTGGCCGAGTCGCAGGGTTTGGCCGTTATGTTGATTGAACGCGATGGTGATGGTTTTACAGCCTGGCAATCCGAACGTTTTGCTGAGCTGTTTGGCTCGGCAAACTGAGTTGAATTAAACAACGCCCAATCGGGCAAGGGGGAGGTGCATCATGGCAACCTTTCTGGCCGTTCTGGTCTTTATGTTGATTGTGGTAGCGGCAATGGCCGTGGGTGTGATGTTTGGTCGTCAACCGATCAAAGGTTCCTGCGGTGGTATGGCCGCCATTGGAATGGAAGCGGAATGCGATGTCTGCGGTGGCGACAAAACGCGTTGCGATTCCGAAACCCGCGCGACCCGTCGTCGCAAAAATAACGCAGCGGATCTGGCGGTAGACGCCAGTCGTTGAGTTGCCCTGGTTGAACTGACTCTGGGAGTAAGGCAGTTGGTCGAAACTCAGTACGATCTGATCATTATTGGCAGTGGCCCTTCGGGCGAAGGCGCGGCCATGAACGCCGCCAAAGCAGGGCGCAAAGTTGCCGTTATCGATATGCGTCAGCGCGTTGGTGGCAACTGCACCCACCAGGGCACGATACCGTCCAAGGCGTTGCGTCATGCCGTGCATCAGGTCATGCAGTTCAACCGCAACCCCATGTTCCGCCACATTTCCGAACAGAAGTGGCTGTCTTACAGCCAGGTGCGCGAAACGGCGCAACGGGTTATCGATAAACAGGTCGCTATGCGCGCGCGTTTCTACAGCCGCAACGGCATTGATCTGTTTTACGGCGTCGCCAGTTTTGTGGATACGCATTCAATCCACGTCGATCAAGGCGATGAACAGGCGGATGTGTTAACCGCCAAGGAATTCATCATCGCCACTGGTTCGCGTCCGTGGCGTCCACCGGGTGTGGATTTCAACCATCCGCGTATTTTCGACAGCGACACGATACTGAACTCCACCGACACACCTCGGCACATCGTGATTTACGGTGCGGGTGTTATAGGCAGTGAGTACGCATCCATTTTCAATGGACTGGGTTGTAAGGTGGATTTGATCAACCCGGGTGGCCGTCTGCTCGCTTTTATGGATGACGAAATTTCCGATGCGTTGAGTTACCACCTGCGCGGACACGGTGTGCTGGTGCGCCACAACGAGACGTTCAAATCGGTCGAAGCCTTCGATGACCACATTGTGTTGTCGCTCGAATCCGGTAAGAAAATCAAAGCCGATGCTTTTATGTGGGCCAACGGCCGCAGCGGAAACACCGACAATCTGAATTTGCCGGCGGTTGGACTGGAAGCCAATCGTCGCGGCCAGTTGGAAGTCGATGAGCACTACCGCACTTCGGTGGAAAACATCTACGCCGCGGGTGATGTGGTGGGTTGGCCGAGTCTGGCCAGTGCCGCCTACGACCAGGGCCGCAGTGCATCTGGTGTGATTGTGCAGAACAACACTTACCGTCACATCAACGATGTTCCAACTGGCATCTACACCATTCCGGAAATTTCATCAGTTGGTTTGACCGAAGGCGAACTGACCGATGCCAAGGTGCCGTACGAAGTCGGCAAAGCCTATTTCAAGGACATCGCACGCGCGCAAATTACCGGCGAAGACGTTGGCGTATTGAAGTTGTTGTTCCACCGTGAATCGTTGGAGTTGTTGGGCATTCATTGCTTTGGTGACCAGGCTGCGGAAATTTTGCACATCGGCCAGGCGATCATGGCGCAGAAAAATGGCGGCAATACCATTCGGTATTTTATCGAGCATACATTTAACTACCCGACGATGGCGGAAGCCTATCGGGTGGCGGCGTTAAACGGTCTGAACCGAATTTTTTAAGTTGACACTCATGCAAATAAAAGCCGGCAACTGCCGGCTTTTTTGTGTCTGTCGCTTAATAGGTTCGGCGCTTAGGTTGCCGATACCGATGTACACGAATCGATGGCAGCCAGGGTTCGTCTT
This window harbors:
- the sthA gene encoding Si-specific NAD(P)(+) transhydrogenase; this translates as MVETQYDLIIIGSGPSGEGAAMNAAKAGRKVAVIDMRQRVGGNCTHQGTIPSKALRHAVHQVMQFNRNPMFRHISEQKWLSYSQVRETAQRVIDKQVAMRARFYSRNGIDLFYGVASFVDTHSIHVDQGDEQADVLTAKEFIIATGSRPWRPPGVDFNHPRIFDSDTILNSTDTPRHIVIYGAGVIGSEYASIFNGLGCKVDLINPGGRLLAFMDDEISDALSYHLRGHGVLVRHNETFKSVEAFDDHIVLSLESGKKIKADAFMWANGRSGNTDNLNLPAVGLEANRRGQLEVDEHYRTSVENIYAAGDVVGWPSLASAAYDQGRSASGVIVQNNTYRHINDVPTGIYTIPEISSVGLTEGELTDAKVPYEVGKAYFKDIARAQITGEDVGVLKLLFHRESLELLGIHCFGDQAAEILHIGQAIMAQKNGGNTIRYFIEHTFNYPTMAEAYRVAALNGLNRIF